TTTCGATTTATCAGATTTTTTTACTATATATTTTAAATATGTTAAAAACAATAAAATTAATCTCAAATTTTTCTATAATAATAGTAAAGTAGCAAACAACGCACCTAAAGATAGTAATAAGAATAAAGATTTAAATGCTATAAAAGAATATTTTCAAGGAAAGACCGATGACAATGAACTTCTTTGTACGTTCTGTAACGAAAGAAAGGCAATCAAAAGAGATAACAAATATGTTATTTTAGATGAAGTGCATGGGACGCCTTTAGGGGCAAGCCCTTCTAATTTAGCAAATTTTTTCTGGGAAGGGGAACCAAATCTATTTAT
This portion of the Spirochaetota bacterium genome encodes:
- the cas8a1 gene encoding type I-B CRISPR-associated protein Cas8b1/Cst1; its protein translation is MCLNKNEYAIYPSNWLMRAGIVGFLRILDDNSTNTYNNYIENGTLNFNFDLSDFFTIYFKYVKNNKINLKFFYNNSKVANNAPKDSNKNKDLNAIKEYFQGKTDDNELLCTFCNERKAIKRDNKYVILDEVHGTPLGASPSNLANFFWEGEPNLF